The genomic segment CGCGAGGACGAGTAGACGGCGTCGGCGTCGACCACGCAGTCGATGTGGGCGAAGGCCTGGGCCGCGTCAACGATCAGCGGGACACCGATCTCCCGGCACACCTTTGCAATCGCGGCGACCGGTTGGACAATTCCGCGGTGACTGGCGACTGCGGTCAGATGGACCATCGCCGGCGGCGCATCGTGCAGCATCGTGCGGGCCGCCTCGGGGTCGACCCGGCCGAGGTCGTCTACCGGCAGCGCCTGCGGGGTGAACTCGTGGGCGGCGAACTCCGCGAGGTTGGGGCCGTACTCACCGGGCAGGCACGCCACGGTTCGCTCCATCGGCCACACCCCGAGCAGCAGTTGCAGCGCATCCCCCGACCCGGTGGTGAAAACGACGTCGTCCGAGGACATTCCGGTCAACGCTGCGACACCGGCACGGCCGGCGTCGAGCGCGGGTGCGGCCGCCTGCGCCGCGACATAGCCACCCACCTCTGATTCGTGTCGGGCGTGCGCTGCTGCGGCCTCGATGGCCGCCAGGCTCTGCCGCGAGCACGCGGCGCTGTCGAGGTGCACTCCGGCGGCGGGCAGCCGCGCCTCCCGCCAGCTGTGGGCCAGGGCGTCGGCTGCGCTCACTTGACCGCCAGCGACAGCCCGAAGTCCCCTGCCGGATCCGTCCACCACTGGGTGCGCCGCAGCCCCGCGTCGGCGAGTTCGCACGCCACGGCCTCGGGCCGGAACTTGCACGACACCTCCGTAAGCATCTCCTCACCGGCGGCGAAGTCGACGCGAAGGTTCAGCCCTGCGACCGTCACATGCTGCGGAGTGGTTGCGCGCAGCCACAT from the Mycolicibacterium crocinum genome contains:
- the egtE gene encoding ergothioneine biosynthesis PLP-dependent enzyme EgtE, yielding MSAADALAHSWREARLPAAGVHLDSAACSRQSLAAIEAAAAHARHESEVGGYVAAQAAAPALDAGRAGVAALTGMSSDDVVFTTGSGDALQLLLGVWPMERTVACLPGEYGPNLAEFAAHEFTPQALPVDDLGRVDPEAARTMLHDAPPAMVHLTAVASHRGIVQPVAAIAKVCREIGVPLIVDAAQAFAHIDCVVDADAVYSSSRKWTAGPRGVGLLAVRPALADLLQSPPWAGPLSALHCLELGEANVAARVGFSVAVGQHLAAGPEAIRQRLAALGQQARTVLADIPGWRVVEPVDEPTAITTLEPTEGADPVQVRARLIDEHGIVTTAAGIERAPMELTTPVLRISPHVDASPDDFEALVVALRAVS